A stretch of DNA from Streptomyces gobiensis:
CAGCAGCACCTCGTCCTCGCCGTGCTCGCTCGGCACGGCCACCGCGGCGGCCTCCCGCACCGAGGGGTGGGCCACCGCCTCGGTCTCGACCTCAAAGGAGGAGATGTTCTCGCCGCGCCGGCGGATCGCGTCCTTCATCCGGTCGATGAAGAAGACATTGCCCTCGCTGTCCTGCCGTACCGCGTCCCCGGTGTGGAACCAGCCGTTACGCCAGGACTCGGCGGTCGCCTCCGGCATCGCGTGGTAGCCGTGGCACAGGGCCCAGGGACGGTCGGTGCGCACGATCAGCTCGCCCACCTCGCCCGGGCCGACCTCCCGGTCATGCGCGTCAACCACCCGCAGCTGGACGCCGGGGCGGGGCCGGCCGCAGACACCGGCCGCCTTGGGGTTGCGTTCGGAGATGACCGGGCAGGACACCTCGGTCATGTTGTACATCGTGTAGACATCGATGCCGAAGCGGTCGGTGAGCGCCCCGGTGTCATCACCCAGCGGGACCAGCCAGACCCATCTCAGCGGATGATCGGTATCCCCCGCCGACCCGGGCTGTTTGAGCAGAAAGGTCGCCATGACGCCGAGCAGCGTGCAGCTGGTGATCTGGTGAGTGCGGATGACGTCCCAGAACTCCTCGGTGGTGAAGGAGTCCACGACCGTCACCGAGCCGCCGAACAGCAGCATCGCGTACACCCCGATGGTTCCGCCCACATGGAAGAGCGGAAGCTGGACGAGATAGCGCTCCCCTTCGCTGATCCGGTCGGCGAAGGCGGCGACGGCGGTTGAGTAGTGGTGGACATAGCTCAGCAGCACGCCCTTGGAGGGGCCGGTCGTGCCGGAGGTGTAGATGATCCCCAAGGCATCCCAGGGCGCTGCTTCGACCGGCTTGAAGTTGCCTGGTGTGGCCTTGAGTTCGGCCGGGTGGAGAACGGTGGGGCGCACTCCGCGCAGTTCGGCATCGGCCAGTCGGGGGGTCAGCTGAGGGTGCGCGATCACCACCGAGGCACCGGAGTTGGTCAGCACATGCTCCAGAAGCCCGCCCCGGTAGGCGGTGTTGACCGGCGTGTAGGTGGCTCCCGCGAGGTTGGTGCCGAACCAGGCCAGCAGTGCCTCCGGGCCGTTCGGCAGCCAGGACACCACCCGGTCACCGGGCCGCACTCCATGGGCGGCCAGCGCGGCCGCGGCGGCCACCGCGCGCTGATAGGTCTCCCGGTACGTCCAGTAGTTGCCATCGGCGAACTGGGCGAACACCCGGTCCGGATGCGCCGTTGCCCGGGCGGCGAGCAGCCCGCCCACCGTGCAGGACTCCGGACCGGGCACCCGGGGATCGTCCGGCGCCAGTATCTCGATCATGACCGCACCCATCCGCCGTCCACGAACAGACACTGGCCGGTGATGTAGCTCGCTTCCGTGGACGCCAGCCAGCTGACGGCCGCGGCCACCTCCTCCGGTGTGCCCAGGCGCCTGATCGGCTGCGTGCGGACATGCCTCGCGCCGATCTCCACCAGATCTTTCGCCTGTTCCAGCATGGGTGTGTCGATAAAGCCCGGGCATACGGCGTTGGCGCGTACCCCGGCCCGGCCCAGCTCGACCGCGAGCGAACGGGTGAGCGTGGCCAGGCCCCCCTTGGAGACGTCGTAGGCGACCTGTCCGGAGATGCCCATCATCGCTACCGAGCAGAGATTGACCACCGCGCCCTCGTTCCGCGCCAGCAGCGGTGCGGCGCGCTGGGCCAGGAAGAAGGGCGCGCTGAGATTGACCGCCAGCACCCGGTTCCAGATCTTCGGGGTGTGTTCCGCCAGCGGCCCCCGGTAGCCGATCCCGGCGTTGTTCACCAGGATGTCGAGCCCGCCCAGCTCCTTTTCGACCCGGTCCACCACCCCGCTGGCCTTGTCGTGGTCGGCGACATTGGCCGCCACGGCCAGCCCGCCGACCTCGCCCGCGGTACGTTCGGCCGCTTCCTGATCGATGTCATTGACGGCGACGGTCGCGCCCTCGGCCGCCAGCCGCCCGGCGATGGCCGCGCCGATGCCCCGGCCCGCGCCGGTGACCAGTGCCGTACGACCCTTGCACAGCTCGCTCATTCGTAGCTCCCCACCAGTCGTTCCAGACCTTGGAAATGGCGTTCATAGCGGGCGGCCGTCGCGTAGCTCAGCTGCCGCTGAACGGTGAGCGCTCCGGCGAGCCCCGTGCCGGTGGCCGGGCGCCGCACGGTCAGCAGCAGCGCGTCGCTGCCCGCGCCGCAGCCGTACGAGACCACCGCGAGCCGGTCCCCGGGGTCGGCCAGCTCCAGCGCCCGGGCCAGCCCGATCAGCGGCGCCGCCGCCCCCACATCGCCGATGCCCTGCGCGACCACACAGGCTGTGGCCCGCTCCTTGGGCAGTCCGAGCCGCTGGGCGAGCCGGGCGGGGGTGACCGCGTCCGGCTGTGGGCCGATGAGGAAGCGGAGCTGTTCCGGTGTGCTGTCCAGTCCCTCCCAGGCGCTGGTGCAGTGGGCCATCAGCCCGATCCCGGTGGCCGTCATCACCGTGCCGCCGGTGCGGATATGGCGCTCTCCGTCGGCGCGGAAGCCGTCATTGGTGTCGGAGGTCGCCGACGCGGTGGCGTCCACTGTGGCCAGCGCCGCCTCGCGGGTGATGACCACGGCGGCGGCCCCCGAACCGGCGGTGTACTCCTGCGGATCACCGGGCGCGATATGCGGCCCCAGGGTGTCCGCGCCCACAGCCAGGGCCGAGGGGGCCAGGCCCGCCCGTACCCAGGCCAGCGCACACAGCAGCGCGGCCGTCCCGGACTTGCCGGAGAACTGCACATCGGTGGCGAAGGTGGACGGTGGCAGCCCCGCCATGTCCACCAGCAGCGCCGCGCTGGCCTTGGTCAGATACGGCCCGGTCTGCGAGCCGAAGAACACCGCACCTGGCGGAGCGCAGTCGGCGCTGTCCAGGGCGAGCCGGGCGGCCTCGGCCGCCAGCGTCACCGCGTCACCGTCCGGGTCGCATACGCTGCGGTGGGTCAGCCCCTGACGGTGTACGACCTCCAGTGGCTGGTTGCCCCACACCTGGTGGATCTCCTCGACCGCCAGCCGCCCGGTGGGCAGCGCGACGCCGATCCCGGAGATGCCCGCGTCGGCTGTACTGGCTGAACTGGCTGTACTGGCTGTGGCGTCGGATACACGGCCGTTCATATCGCCCTCCGGGGCCGGAACTTGTAGCCGTACTGGTAGGGGCCGGATGCCTCCCGGCGCCATTTGCGGACGACCAGCTCGACCGCCATCCCTTCGGTCACCTCGACATCGACATGGCCCTCTCCCTCGACATCGACATCGACGAGCTCGGTGAGCACGGCGGGACCGTTCTCCAGCGCCACGATCGCGAACGGCCGGCTGCGGCGCCCGGTGTGGCCGATCAGCGGGGTGTGGTCTTCGGCGATGCTCACCACCCGGCCGTATGGCGCCATCGCCGTCTCGGTGAGGGCCCTGGAGTGGCACTGGGGGCAGACCCGCCGTCCGGGGAAGAAGGTGAGTTCGCAGGGGTCACATCGGTTGCCGGTCAGCCGGTAGCGGCCGGAGCGAGAGCGCCATGCCTTGGCCGGGGTCGCGGTCGCGATCCGGTAGCGCGGTTCGGTGGGGGACCACATCGTGCGTTCACTCCTCGCGATACGGGGGTCAGCGGGCGCGGCGCAGTACCGCGACGGCGCTGGTGGCGTTGGAGCCGCCCATGGACTGGCAGACCGCGATGTCCACATCGGCCACCTGGCGGTTGCCGCCACGGCCGCGCAGCTGTACCGCCGACTCCACGGCGACGCTGATACCCGTCGCCCCGGTGGGATGGCCGAAGCCGATCCGGCCGCCATCGGTGTTGGCGGGGCAGCGGCCCTGCAGCGCGGTCTCCCCGTCGGCCACCGCCGCGGCGGCCTTGCCCGGCGGAAAGATCCCCAGGCCCTCCAGATGCAGCGGTCCCATCACGCTGAAGCAGTCGTGCACTTGGGCCACGTCAATGTGGTGCGGCTCGACTCCCGCCTGGGCGTAGGCGTCCCTGGCGGCCGCCGTGGTGGGCACCGCCTCGGCGATATCGGCTCCAGCGGCACCGGGGTGGCCGAACTTGGCGGCGAGCACATTGGGGGCGGTGGCCTGGGCGATGCCCGCGATCTCGACCGGCTGGCAGTCGCTGGGGGCGTCCCCGGCCCGCATCAGCAGAACAGCCGAGGACCCGTCACAGGCCCGTCCGCAGCTGGCCCGGGTGATCGGGGTGGACACCATCGGGCTGCTCAGCACCCCGGCTACCGTGAGATCCGGGCGCCCGTAGTCGATGGCTTTCCTGTTGCGCTGGGCGTACCAGCGGTCCTGCACGACCCACTGGGCTATCGCCTCATGCGACGCCCCGTACTTGCGTACATAGCGGTCGTGCATCAGCGCCATGATGTCCACATAGTCAAACCCGGCCGGTGCCTCGTACTCGGCATCCGGGTAGTGCAGCATCGAGTCGGCCGTGGAGGTGCTGTCGGACACCTTCTCCACACCGATCACCAGCACGGCCCTGGACAGTCCGGAGGCCACCGCCGCCACTCCGTTGCGCAGCGCCACCGTGCCTCCCGCACAAGCCGCGCCGACCTGGCTGAACGGGGCCGGGGCAAGGCCGAGTTCATCGGCGGCGATGGCGCCCAGATTCTGCTGCTCGCAGGTTTCCGGCAGCGACACCGAGACAAACCCGCCGCTCACCTCCCCGGGAGCGACCCCGGCGTCCCCGAGCGCCGCGTACGCCGACTCGACCACCAGATCCTTCCAGTCGCGCGCGGCGAAGAAGCCATGGCGGGTGATCCCGGCACCGGCGATGACAACTCCCGTTCCACTCATGTGTCCCGCCTCACTGAAATGAATGAATGTTTATTCAAGCTGGTGGCTGGAGAACCGACTGTCAAGAGAGCGCGCATGACGTTTCTGTGGCCGTTCCGGGGACCGGCTGGCGGTACCGGAGGTCCCGCAGCCGTGCCCTGATGGGTACTTGCCGCACCTGGCTGAACTGGCCGCGAAGAGATGTGCTGTTGAGGAGCCCGGAACGTAGGACAGCGAGCACCCAGCGAGCATCGATCGTGCCAGAGGAGGCCTCATGTCGCGCACCGACCGCGTGGCCGGTACCGCGTTCGAGGGCGTGGTCATCACCGGCCTCGGCTTCGTACTGCCAGGCGCTGATACACCCGAGCAGGTGTGGCGTCACTTACGCGAGGGCGAGTCCCAGTTGAGCACCCTGCCGCCGGTCATCTCGGGGCGGACGGGAATCCAGAGCGGAGGACGGCTGACGGACTTCAACCACACGCCGTATCTGCCGGACCTGCCGGACAACTTCGCCAAGCGGTACAGCCGCGAGATCCTTATCGTCCTGTCGGCGGTACAGAACGCCTTCCGGGACGCCGGGTTCGAGGGCGGCGACGCCCTCGAACCCGCACGCACCGGCGTCGTCGCCTCCAGCGCCAGAGGACCGGTCGAATGGTGGTCCCAGACCGCCTCCGGCATGGTCTACGAACCCGGCTGCCCCCCGGTGTCGTCGGCCCAGGGCGTCTTCGCCTCGCTCGCCGGGACCCCGGCGTCGCTCAGCGCTATCCGGCTGGACGCCCAGGGACTTGTCTCCACGATCAGCAACGCGTGCGTCGGCGGACACCAGGCGCTCGGCATCGCCGCCCAGGAGATCCAGCGCGGAGCGGCCGATGTGATGTTCGTCGTCGGCCATGAGCTGCCCATCGTCCCGGAGGTACTCCAGGTCTACTCGGCCCCCGGCACCGGCGTGCTGTCCCGGGACACCAACCCCAAGCGCGCCATCAAGCCCTATGACATCAACCGGGACGGCTTCGCACTCGGCGAGGGCGCCGTCGTCGCCGTACTCGAGCGGAGCACTCACGCCACGGCCCGCCGGGCCCGGGCCTACGCGACGCTCCGCGCGTGCCACAGCGTCAGCGAGGCCGCGCACGCCACGCGGATGGATCTGTCGGGACGCAGCACCGCCCAGTTGATGACGCAGACCATGGACGCCATGGGCTCCAGTGTCGGGGAGCTGGACTACATCTGCGGCCATGGAACGGCGACCCGCTACAACGACCTGGCCGAGAGCCGTGCGCTGAGCCACGTCTATGGACCCCACCGGAGCGACTGGCCGCCGCTGGGCTCCATCAAGCCCGTATTCGGCCATCTGCTGGGCGCCGCCGGACTGCTGAACTGCGCGGCGCTCGCGCTGATGCTCCATGAGCGCTGTCTGGCCCCGACGATCAACTGCGAGGCCATGGAGTCGGAGTGCGACCACGACCATGTCACCGAGGGCGCGCGCCCCGCCGAGCTGCGGCTGGCGATGTCGCTGGCCTTCGCCATCGGCAGTCAGAGCTCGGCGCTGGTGCTGGAGGCCGCGGCATGACGGCCGACCGGTTTCTCAGCGATCCCGACGAGCTGTGCCGACGGCATCTGACGCCCGGTATGCGGGTGCATATCGCCTCCACGATGTCCCGGCCGGGCGCGCTCACCCTGGCGCTCGCCCGGGTCTTCGGCGGCGTCGGCAGGTTCGAGATCAGCGTGAACGCCCTGCACGCCGGGGTGCACGCGCTGACCATGGCCGGTGTGATCGAGCGCGCGGTCATCGCCTTCGCCGGTGACACCGTGCCCACGTCCCGGCCCAATCGGCTGTACGCCGGGCTGCCCGCCGGTGATCCGTTCCCGGTGGAGGAGTGGAGCCTGCTGTCCCTGCTGCAACGGCTGATGGCCGGGGCCACGGGTGCCCCGGCGGCGCTCAGCACCTCGCTGATCGGTTCCTCCCTGCCCCAGGGACATCCACCGCTGGAGACCGTGCCGTCAGGCGGCGCAGAGTCGGGTGCCGGGGAAGCGGGTGCCGGGGAGGGAACGCTGCCCGCCGCTGTGCTCCCCGCACTGCGTCCGGATGTGACGCTGCTTCACGCACACTGCGCGGACAGGAGGGGAAACCTGTATCTCGCCGGGCCGGTGGGGGAGGGCTGGTGGGGTGCGATGGCCGCCCGGCGCGGGGTGCTGGCCACGGTGGAACGGGTGTGCGACGGGCCACCGGCCGGTGCGGTCTGCTCCATCCCGGCCGAACGGGTGCTGGCGGTGGCCCCCTGCCCGTTCGGCGCGCACCCGCAGGGCCTGACCCCGATGCCCAGCGCCGGCGTGGCGGGCTATCTGGACGACTATGCGTTTCTGGCCGATCTCGCCGACGCCTGTGCGCGCCAGGAGGACACCGAGCGGTGGTTCCAGCGCTGGGTGACCGGGACCGGCGGTCACACCGGGTATCTGGCCCAGTTGGGCGAGGCCCGGCTGGCCGGGCTCACGGCGGAGCTGCGGTGTCCGCAGGGCGTTGCCGTAACTGCTCCGCCCGCGCCACCGAGCGAACGTGAGCACCACATCGTGATGGCGGCCAGGACGATCGCCCGCACGGTTGTCCAGCAGGGCTACGGCTCGGTGCTGGCCGGTATCGGCATCTCCCACCTGGCCAGCTGGCTGGCCGCCCGGACCCTGCACGGCGACGGAGTTGAGCTTCAGGTGGTGAATGAGCTCGGGATGGTCGACTTCACCCCGGAGGCCGGGGACAGCTTCCTCTTCTCCCAGCGGCATGTGCTCCGCTGCCGGGAGCATGCCGGTACCTGGGAGGTCCTTGGTGGCCTGGTCGCGGGGGGCGGCGGCCGTACGCTCGGGGTGCTGTCGGCCGCTCAGATCGACCAGCAGGGCCGGATCAACACCAGCCGTACCGCCCGGGGCGGTTTCCTGGTGGGCTCGGGCGGCGCCAACGATGTGGCCAGCCATCTGGATACGGTCGTTGTGGCACCCGCCTCCCCCCGGCGCTACCCCGAGGCCGTCGGCTTCATCACCAGCCCCGGCCACCATGTGAGCCGTGTGGTAGCCGAGTTCGGCTCCTTCGAACGTACGGGGGGTACGGGCCCCTTCACGCTCACCACCTGGTCTCCGTATTCCGTACCGGAGGCCGCCGGCCCTGCCGAGACCGTACGGGACCGCACGGCGTGGAAGGCCGATATCGCCGACCCGCTGCTGCGTGAACCGCCGCCGACGGACGAGGAACTGGCCGCGCTGCGTTCAATCGACCCCGAAGGGATCTACCGGTGACCATTTCCTCCGCCCCCACCCGGGACGGCTTCACACCACCGCGCCCGTCCACGGTTCCGATGGTGCTCGACGGGATCGGCCACGACTTCCCCGGAGAACCCGTCGGCAACGACCACTTCACCCGGATACCGGAGCTGGGCGTCGATGACGCCTGGATCCAGCGTCACACCGGAGTCTCCGCCCGGCACTGGCCGCCGGACGGTGAACGGCATGTGGACATGGCCGAACGGGCCGCCCGCCGGGCCCTCGACGACGCCGGTCTGGAGCCGGGGGACATCGACGTCATCCTGGGCACCAGCGCCACCTCACGGCCACGGGTCAATCCCACCAGCCCCGGAAACAACTACATGGATGTGGCCCTTCCGGTACAGCACCGGCTGGCGGCCCGGCAGGCCATGTGCCTGGATGTGATGGGAGTCGCCTGCGCGGGCTTTCTGCACGCCAGCGCGGTCGCCCAGGGTCTGATCAGCACCGCGGGCCACCGGAATGTCCTCGTCGTCTGCGCCGAGAACCCCAAGCCCATCCTGAACTTCTCCTACCGCAACTCCGTCCTGTTCGGCGGCGGCGCGGCGGCGGGCGTCTGGCGGGCCGACGACAGCGGCACCGGTCCGGGCGGCATGCACGCCGTGACCCTGCACTCCGACGCCACCCACTATGACGCCTTCGACATCGATGAGCAGGACAAGATGGTGATGAAGGGCAAGGTCGTCAGCGACATCGCGCCCGGAGTGCTGACCGAAGCGACCCACCGGGCGCTCCGCCGGGCTGGCCTCGGGCTGGCCGACATCGACTGGATCATCCCGCACCAGGGGAACATCAACCTCATCAACGATGTACGGGACAGCCTCGGGCTGGGGGACGACAAGCGCCTGCTGCTCAACATCGAGCGTCGAGGGAACACTTCAAGCGTCAGCGTGCCCGGCTGCCTTTCCGAGTACGTACACAACGGCACCATCGACCGGGGTGACCGGGTGCTGACGATGGCCATCGGCCGGGGCTTCAGCTGGGGCGCGATGGTCTTCAGCTACGGCCGCCCCCGGCGGTGAGAGCGTATGAACCCGACGGGTCAGGCGCTTGTCGTCGGCGGCAGCCGGGGAATTGGCGCAGCCATCGCATCGGCTCTCGCCACCGAGGGCTGGCCGACGACCATCGCGGCACGCGACAGTGCACAGCTGGAGCGCTGCCGGCTTCAGGCCGCCGAGCGCGGGCTGAAGTTGTCCACCGCGCGGGTGGATGTGACCTCACAGGAGAGCGTCGAACGGCTCTTCGGTGAGCTGACACCCCGAGGCGAGCTGGGCGTCTGTGTGATGGCGGCGGGCCGGAATCTGTCCCGGCGGCTGCTGCGGCCGCCCCGGGACGCGGCGGAGGAGTGGTCGGCACATGATGTGGGCGAGTGGCGCGACATGGTCGACCTCAGTCTGACCGGCACCTTCCTGGTCGGTCGTGCGGCCGCCCTCAGCATGGCCCGGACCGGAACCCGGGGGGTGCTCATCCCCATTGTGAGCAGCACATGGCAGGGGTCGTGGGGCCAGTCCGCGTACACGGCGGCGAAGGCGGGTGTGGTGTCTTTGACCCGGAGCTGGGCGCTGGAGCTCGGCGAGTTCGGGATCCGCGCGGTCGCGATCGCACCCGGGGTGGTGGATGGGGCGGCGCTGCGGGAGAAGTGTGCGCGTAACCCCGCTCACGCGCGGTACATGGAACGGCTGCGGCAGCAGGTGCCGTTGCGCCGGTTCGCCGCCGAGCAGGAGGTCGCCGCTGCCGCGGTGCACGTGGCGGCCAACCAGTACCTGACGGGCACGGTCCTGGAGGTAGCCGGCGGCGGCTTCCCACCCCGCATCCACTAGCCCACGTGCTTGTTCCCCAACCCCGCCCCTTCCCGAAATTCGTCCTCAATCTCCCCCAGACTTCGTCTGGGAGGTGCCCCCAGGACGGGCTCGATTTTCGAGCCCGTCCGGCGATTGAGGACCCGGGGGACCGGGGCGGAGCCCCCGGTTTCGGGAAGGGGCGGGGTTGGGGAATGCTCTAGCCAGGCCCACCACGCGCGGGGACGTGGTCACGCAGGAACGCCAGCAGCACCTCGTTGAAGTGCTGCGCGTTGTCCTGGTTCGCATTGTGCCCCGCCTCCGGAATCACCTCGTAGCGGCAGTACGGCTCCCGCTCAGCCCACCGCGGCGCTTCCGCGGCGACGACGCCGACCTGATCCTGGCCGCCATGCGTCAGCAGCAGCGGGCAGTCGATACGCCGCTCCGGATCCTTGCGCAGGCCCCGCGCGACCGCCCGCCACACCCGGCCGAACTCCCGCTTGCTCAGCTCCCCGCCGGCCCGCTCGGCGTACCGCTGGACATCTTCCCGTACCGCGGTGCCCTTGGCGGCCTGCCGGACACGCAGCCGATTGGGGTAGACAGCGAAGATCATGGGGGAGAGCCGCAGTGCCATCCGGTTCGTACGGCTCAGCGGATAGGTCAGGCTGGTCGCGCCGATGATGACCATCGCGCGGACCCGCTCCGGATATTCGTACCAGAACTCCTGCGCCACATAGCCGCCGAAGGACTGGCCGAGCAGCACCACCTTGTTGTCGGCGTTCTCGGTGTGCCCGATGCGGTCGAGCAGGGTCAGGAGCTCTTGGGCGAGGGCGGGCATATTGTAGTCGCGCCTGCGTCCTATGGGTTTTGACTGGCCGTGGCCGCGCAGGTCCACGGTCAGGACCTGGTACCCCTCCTGAGCGAGGGCGGGTACCTGCTCGTCGAACATGTGATGATCCATGGACGCGCCGTGCAGGCAGACGACGAGCGGGCCGCTGGGCGGCCCCGCCAGCCAGTAGTGCACAGGGGTCCCGGACAGTTCGAGCGTACGTGTCTCCGATGCCATGACGTTCACCGCCGAGCGGTTGGGGGTGTGGGCACATCGCTCGGTTCCCCTCCTATCGAATCTTCAGGGTTATCGCAACCGATGTAGGTACCAGCGGTCCCCGTTCGGGCTGAGAGCCGGTACCCGGCGGCCGATGTGGGAGGGACCCTCCGCTCCCTAGCGTGGCCGGTGAACGGACTTTCCCGT
This window harbors:
- a CDS encoding AMP-binding protein; this translates as MIEILAPDDPRVPGPESCTVGGLLAARATAHPDRVFAQFADGNYWTYRETYQRAVAAAAALAAHGVRPGDRVVSWLPNGPEALLAWFGTNLAGATYTPVNTAYRGGLLEHVLTNSGASVVIAHPQLTPRLADAELRGVRPTVLHPAELKATPGNFKPVEAAPWDALGIIYTSGTTGPSKGVLLSYVHHYSTAVAAFADRISEGERYLVQLPLFHVGGTIGVYAMLLFGGSVTVVDSFTTEEFWDVIRTHQITSCTLLGVMATFLLKQPGSAGDTDHPLRWVWLVPLGDDTGALTDRFGIDVYTMYNMTEVSCPVISERNPKAAGVCGRPRPGVQLRVVDAHDREVGPGEVGELIVRTDRPWALCHGYHAMPEATAESWRNGWFHTGDAVRQDSEGNVFFIDRMKDAIRRRGENISSFEVETEAVAHPSVREAAAVAVPSEHGEDEVLLVVSPVPGTVIDPGELVGFLIPRMAHFMVPRYIRVLDELPKTPTAKVRKHLLREEGAVAGTWDRHSAGIEIKRETLDETPERSRRS
- a CDS encoding SDR family NAD(P)-dependent oxidoreductase produces the protein MSELCKGRTALVTGAGRGIGAAIAGRLAAEGATVAVNDIDQEAAERTAGEVGGLAVAANVADHDKASGVVDRVEKELGGLDILVNNAGIGYRGPLAEHTPKIWNRVLAVNLSAPFFLAQRAAPLLARNEGAVVNLCSVAMMGISGQVAYDVSKGGLATLTRSLAVELGRAGVRANAVCPGFIDTPMLEQAKDLVEIGARHVRTQPIRRLGTPEEVAAAVSWLASTEASYITGQCLFVDGGWVRS
- a CDS encoding hydroxymethylglutaryl-CoA synthase, giving the protein MNGRVSDATASTASSASTADAGISGIGVALPTGRLAVEEIHQVWGNQPLEVVHRQGLTHRSVCDPDGDAVTLAAEAARLALDSADCAPPGAVFFGSQTGPYLTKASAALLVDMAGLPPSTFATDVQFSGKSGTAALLCALAWVRAGLAPSALAVGADTLGPHIAPGDPQEYTAGSGAAAVVITREAALATVDATASATSDTNDGFRADGERHIRTGGTVMTATGIGLMAHCTSAWEGLDSTPEQLRFLIGPQPDAVTPARLAQRLGLPKERATACVVAQGIGDVGAAAPLIGLARALELADPGDRLAVVSYGCGAGSDALLLTVRRPATGTGLAGALTVQRQLSYATAARYERHFQGLERLVGSYE
- a CDS encoding Zn-ribbon domain-containing OB-fold protein yields the protein MWSPTEPRYRIATATPAKAWRSRSGRYRLTGNRCDPCELTFFPGRRVCPQCHSRALTETAMAPYGRVVSIAEDHTPLIGHTGRRSRPFAIVALENGPAVLTELVDVDVEGEGHVDVEVTEGMAVELVVRKWRREASGPYQYGYKFRPRRAI
- a CDS encoding thiolase family protein; amino-acid sequence: MSGTGVVIAGAGITRHGFFAARDWKDLVVESAYAALGDAGVAPGEVSGGFVSVSLPETCEQQNLGAIAADELGLAPAPFSQVGAACAGGTVALRNGVAAVASGLSRAVLVIGVEKVSDSTSTADSMLHYPDAEYEAPAGFDYVDIMALMHDRYVRKYGASHEAIAQWVVQDRWYAQRNRKAIDYGRPDLTVAGVLSSPMVSTPITRASCGRACDGSSAVLLMRAGDAPSDCQPVEIAGIAQATAPNVLAAKFGHPGAAGADIAEAVPTTAAARDAYAQAGVEPHHIDVAQVHDCFSVMGPLHLEGLGIFPPGKAAAAVADGETALQGRCPANTDGGRIGFGHPTGATGISVAVESAVQLRGRGGNRQVADVDIAVCQSMGGSNATSAVAVLRRAR
- a CDS encoding beta-ketoacyl-[acyl-carrier-protein] synthase family protein; the encoded protein is MSRTDRVAGTAFEGVVITGLGFVLPGADTPEQVWRHLREGESQLSTLPPVISGRTGIQSGGRLTDFNHTPYLPDLPDNFAKRYSREILIVLSAVQNAFRDAGFEGGDALEPARTGVVASSARGPVEWWSQTASGMVYEPGCPPVSSAQGVFASLAGTPASLSAIRLDAQGLVSTISNACVGGHQALGIAAQEIQRGAADVMFVVGHELPIVPEVLQVYSAPGTGVLSRDTNPKRAIKPYDINRDGFALGEGAVVAVLERSTHATARRARAYATLRACHSVSEAAHATRMDLSGRSTAQLMTQTMDAMGSSVGELDYICGHGTATRYNDLAESRALSHVYGPHRSDWPPLGSIKPVFGHLLGAAGLLNCAALALMLHERCLAPTINCEAMESECDHDHVTEGARPAELRLAMSLAFAIGSQSSALVLEAAA
- a CDS encoding CoA-transferase: MTADRFLSDPDELCRRHLTPGMRVHIASTMSRPGALTLALARVFGGVGRFEISVNALHAGVHALTMAGVIERAVIAFAGDTVPTSRPNRLYAGLPAGDPFPVEEWSLLSLLQRLMAGATGAPAALSTSLIGSSLPQGHPPLETVPSGGAESGAGEAGAGEGTLPAAVLPALRPDVTLLHAHCADRRGNLYLAGPVGEGWWGAMAARRGVLATVERVCDGPPAGAVCSIPAERVLAVAPCPFGAHPQGLTPMPSAGVAGYLDDYAFLADLADACARQEDTERWFQRWVTGTGGHTGYLAQLGEARLAGLTAELRCPQGVAVTAPPAPPSEREHHIVMAARTIARTVVQQGYGSVLAGIGISHLASWLAARTLHGDGVELQVVNELGMVDFTPEAGDSFLFSQRHVLRCREHAGTWEVLGGLVAGGGGRTLGVLSAAQIDQQGRINTSRTARGGFLVGSGGANDVASHLDTVVVAPASPRRYPEAVGFITSPGHHVSRVVAEFGSFERTGGTGPFTLTTWSPYSVPEAAGPAETVRDRTAWKADIADPLLREPPPTDEELAALRSIDPEGIYR
- a CDS encoding 3-oxoacyl-ACP synthase III family protein; this encodes MTISSAPTRDGFTPPRPSTVPMVLDGIGHDFPGEPVGNDHFTRIPELGVDDAWIQRHTGVSARHWPPDGERHVDMAERAARRALDDAGLEPGDIDVILGTSATSRPRVNPTSPGNNYMDVALPVQHRLAARQAMCLDVMGVACAGFLHASAVAQGLISTAGHRNVLVVCAENPKPILNFSYRNSVLFGGGAAAGVWRADDSGTGPGGMHAVTLHSDATHYDAFDIDEQDKMVMKGKVVSDIAPGVLTEATHRALRRAGLGLADIDWIIPHQGNINLINDVRDSLGLGDDKRLLLNIERRGNTSSVSVPGCLSEYVHNGTIDRGDRVLTMAIGRGFSWGAMVFSYGRPRR
- a CDS encoding SDR family NAD(P)-dependent oxidoreductase encodes the protein MNPTGQALVVGGSRGIGAAIASALATEGWPTTIAARDSAQLERCRLQAAERGLKLSTARVDVTSQESVERLFGELTPRGELGVCVMAAGRNLSRRLLRPPRDAAEEWSAHDVGEWRDMVDLSLTGTFLVGRAAALSMARTGTRGVLIPIVSSTWQGSWGQSAYTAAKAGVVSLTRSWALELGEFGIRAVAIAPGVVDGAALREKCARNPAHARYMERLRQQVPLRRFAAEQEVAAAAVHVAANQYLTGTVLEVAGGGFPPRIH
- a CDS encoding alpha/beta fold hydrolase, which encodes MASETRTLELSGTPVHYWLAGPPSGPLVVCLHGASMDHHMFDEQVPALAQEGYQVLTVDLRGHGQSKPIGRRRDYNMPALAQELLTLLDRIGHTENADNKVVLLGQSFGGYVAQEFWYEYPERVRAMVIIGATSLTYPLSRTNRMALRLSPMIFAVYPNRLRVRQAAKGTAVREDVQRYAERAGGELSKREFGRVWRAVARGLRKDPERRIDCPLLLTHGGQDQVGVVAAEAPRWAEREPYCRYEVIPEAGHNANQDNAQHFNEVLLAFLRDHVPARGGPG